One window from the genome of Betaproteobacteria bacterium encodes:
- a CDS encoding Stp1/IreP family PP2C-type Ser/Thr phosphatase produces MNLSQALQSASLTDPGRVRDHNEDCVELRPEIGLYVLADGMGGYNAGEVASGMATSLIADGMAEAWVPRDVDRLSREEAMALADRLVREQIARANTAIFTTSQNNPECAGMGTTLVVCLFYDGFLSVAHIGDSRLYRLRGEAMEQVTRDHSLLQEQLDSGLITPEEAKLSQNKNLVTKALGIDPAVEPELHVYETEADDVYLLCSDGLSDMVEDEEIRLTLITLRSNPSLTVQQLVQAANDNGGRDNISAMLVRVAEPYAVARGWLARFKALFR; encoded by the coding sequence GTGAATCTCTCGCAGGCGCTGCAGAGCGCAAGCCTCACCGACCCCGGGCGGGTCCGCGACCACAACGAGGATTGTGTCGAGCTGCGGCCGGAGATCGGCCTGTACGTCCTTGCGGACGGGATGGGTGGATACAATGCCGGCGAGGTCGCCAGCGGCATGGCGACCTCGTTGATCGCGGACGGGATGGCGGAAGCGTGGGTCCCCAGGGACGTGGACCGGCTGTCGCGCGAGGAGGCGATGGCGCTCGCCGACCGCCTCGTCAGGGAACAGATCGCGCGCGCCAACACCGCCATCTTCACCACCTCTCAGAACAACCCGGAATGCGCGGGGATGGGCACCACCCTCGTCGTCTGCCTGTTCTACGACGGCTTCCTCAGCGTGGCCCACATCGGCGATTCGCGGCTCTACCGGCTTCGCGGCGAGGCGATGGAACAGGTGACGCGCGACCATTCCCTGCTCCAGGAGCAGCTGGACTCGGGGCTCATCACGCCGGAGGAAGCAAAGCTTTCCCAGAACAAGAACCTCGTCACCAAGGCGCTCGGCATCGATCCCGCCGTGGAGCCCGAGTTGCACGTCTACGAGACCGAGGCGGACGACGTCTACCTGCTGTGCTCGGACGGGTTGAGCGACATGGTGGAAGACGAGGAGATCAGGCTCACGCTCATCACGCTGCGGTCCAACCCGAGCCTGACCGTCCAGCAGCTGGTACAGGCGGCCAACGACAACGGCGGCCGTGACAACATCTCGGCGATGCTCGTTCGCGTCGCCGAACCCTACGCCGTGGCGCGCGGCTGGCTCGCGCGATTCAAGGCATTATTCAGGTAA
- the aceF gene encoding dihydrolipoyllysine-residue acetyltransferase, whose product MDSLTASARIRTTTEERALAAIEVKVPDIGDFKDVPVIEVLVKTGDTVKKEDSLVTLESDKATMEVPAPAAGVVKELRVKIGDKLSEGSLVLIMESSDAAPAKLPAAAAPSPTPAAPVPVAPAPAASASAPAPLPPPATRPAPVPTEPDIGAGVPSHASPGVRRFARELGVDLAQVKGQGPKERILKEDVQAFVKAALSGKTSAAGAGFADLGLPAWPKVDFAKFGPVEAQPLSRIKKISGPVLARNWVMIPHVTQFDEADITDLEQFRARVNEEGAKSGTKVTPLAFLIKACVAALKKYPQFNASLDGDNLVLKHYWHIGFAADTPNGLVVPVLKDADKKGVIEIAKETGELAARAREGKIGPADMQGGTFTISSLGGIGGTAFTPIINAPELAILGVSKAAMKPVWNGKEFTPRLMMPLSLSYDHRVIDGAAAARFTTYLAQVIADLRRGML is encoded by the coding sequence CTGGACAGTCTGACCGCCAGCGCCCGAATACGAACGACAACTGAGGAGAGAGCCTTGGCGGCCATCGAGGTCAAGGTCCCCGACATCGGGGATTTCAAGGACGTGCCTGTGATCGAAGTGCTGGTGAAAACCGGCGACACGGTGAAGAAGGAGGATTCGCTCGTCACGCTCGAGAGCGACAAGGCCACCATGGAGGTTCCCGCGCCCGCCGCCGGCGTGGTGAAGGAACTCCGGGTGAAGATCGGGGACAAGCTGAGCGAAGGCAGCCTCGTGCTCATCATGGAATCCTCCGATGCAGCGCCTGCGAAGCTTCCGGCGGCAGCGGCGCCCTCGCCCACCCCTGCTGCTCCGGTCCCAGTTGCTCCGGCCCCGGCTGCCTCGGCATCCGCTCCGGCTCCATTGCCGCCTCCGGCGACCCGGCCTGCGCCCGTGCCCACCGAGCCGGACATCGGCGCGGGCGTGCCGTCGCATGCCAGCCCGGGCGTGCGTCGCTTCGCGCGCGAACTGGGCGTGGACCTCGCGCAAGTGAAAGGCCAGGGCCCGAAGGAGCGCATCCTCAAGGAAGACGTCCAGGCGTTCGTGAAGGCAGCGCTTTCCGGAAAGACAAGCGCGGCGGGAGCCGGATTCGCGGATCTCGGACTGCCCGCCTGGCCCAAGGTCGATTTCGCGAAGTTCGGTCCCGTGGAAGCGCAGCCGCTTTCGCGCATCAAGAAGATCTCTGGGCCTGTTCTCGCGCGCAACTGGGTGATGATTCCGCACGTCACGCAGTTCGACGAGGCCGACATCACCGACCTGGAGCAATTTCGCGCACGCGTGAACGAGGAGGGCGCGAAGTCGGGCACCAAGGTGACGCCGCTCGCCTTCCTCATCAAGGCCTGCGTGGCGGCCCTGAAGAAATACCCCCAGTTCAATGCCTCCCTCGACGGCGACAACCTCGTCCTCAAGCATTACTGGCACATCGGATTCGCCGCCGACACGCCCAACGGCCTCGTCGTGCCGGTGCTCAAGGATGCCGACAAGAAGGGTGTGATCGAGATCGCGAAGGAAACGGGCGAGCTCGCCGCCAGGGCGCGCGAGGGCAAGATCGGCCCCGCGGACATGCAGGGCGGCACCTTCACCATCTCGTCGCTCGGCGGCATAGGCGGCACGGCGTTTACGCCGATCATCAACGCGCCGGAGCTGGCGATCCTCGGGGTCTCGAAGGCCGCGATGAAGCCGGTGTGGAACGGAAAGGAATTCACGCCACGCCTCATGATGCCGCTCTCGCTTTCCTACGACCACCGCGTGATCGACGGCGCTGCGGCCGCGCGCTTCACCACCTACCTCGCCCAGGTCATCGCCGACCTGCGGCGCGGCATGCTCTAG
- the aceE gene encoding pyruvate dehydrogenase (acetyl-transferring), homodimeric type has protein sequence MDRPQDIDPSETQEWVDALEAVLAVEGPDRAHFLLEHLIDKARRSGVNLPYSANTAYINTIPPHLEAPLPGDMEIENRLRNIVRWNAVAMVLRAGRKDLELGGHIASFASAATLYDVGFSHFWHAPTESHGGDLIYIQGHSSPGVYARAYLEGRLSEAQLDMFRQEVGGKGISSYPHPWLMPDFWQFPTVSMGLGPIQAIYQARFLRYLEDRGLAKTTGRKVWAFMGDGEMDEPESMGAIGMAAREGLDNLVFVVNCNLQRLDGPVRGNGKIIQELETHFRGAGWNVLKIIWGSYWDPLLAKDKKGILLDRMEEAVDGEYQKFKSRDGAYVREHFFGKYPQLKAMVANMSDEDIWRLNRGGHDPHKIYAAYHSAVNHRGQPTVILAKTVKGYGMGAVGEGKNVAHQAKKMPLEVLRQFRDRFAIPIGDDRLGDLPYFKPADDSPEMKYLHETRTRLGGSIPQRRRRTFSMDAPKLESFKPLLEATAEGRENSTTMAFVRMLTTLVRDKNIGRNIVPIVPDESRTFGMEGLFRQLGIYSSVGQLYEPEDSDQLMFYKEDKNGQILQEGINEAGAMCSWISAATSYSTNNVPMIPFFIFYSMFGLQRTGDLVWAAGDMRARGFLLGATAGRTTLNGEGLQHEDGHSHILSSMIPNCRSWDPTFAYEVVVIIQDGLRRMIEDQEDVFYYVTVMNENYEHPALPEGAREGILKGMYKLPGGGGAKGPRVQLLGSGTILREVIAAADLLAADWGVASDLWSCPSFTELRRDGIATARWNLLHPTEKPRLSHVEECLAGTKGPVVASTDYVRAFADQIREFVPRRYKALGTDGFGRSDSRENLRRFFEVDRHYVVVTALKALAEDGEIPVAKVAEAIAKYGIDTEKPAPWTV, from the coding sequence ATGGACCGCCCGCAAGACATCGACCCGTCGGAAACCCAGGAGTGGGTGGACGCGCTGGAAGCCGTTCTCGCCGTTGAAGGCCCGGATCGCGCGCACTTCCTTCTCGAACACCTCATCGACAAGGCGCGCCGCTCGGGCGTGAACCTGCCCTACAGCGCGAACACCGCCTATATCAACACCATTCCGCCGCACCTCGAAGCACCGCTGCCGGGCGACATGGAAATCGAGAATCGCCTGCGCAACATCGTGCGCTGGAATGCCGTGGCGATGGTACTGCGCGCCGGCCGCAAGGACCTCGAGCTGGGCGGACACATCGCGAGCTTTGCCTCCGCCGCGACCCTCTACGACGTGGGCTTCAGCCACTTCTGGCATGCACCCACCGAGAGCCACGGGGGCGACCTCATCTACATCCAGGGGCACTCCTCGCCGGGCGTGTACGCGCGCGCCTACCTCGAGGGAAGGCTCAGCGAGGCGCAGCTCGACATGTTCCGCCAGGAAGTCGGCGGAAAGGGAATTTCCTCCTACCCGCACCCCTGGTTGATGCCGGACTTCTGGCAGTTCCCGACCGTTTCGATGGGCCTGGGGCCCATCCAGGCGATCTATCAGGCCCGGTTCCTGCGCTACCTCGAGGATCGCGGCCTCGCCAAGACGACGGGGCGCAAGGTCTGGGCCTTCATGGGCGACGGCGAGATGGACGAGCCGGAGTCGATGGGTGCGATCGGGATGGCGGCGCGAGAGGGACTCGACAACCTGGTGTTCGTGGTGAACTGCAACCTGCAGCGCCTGGACGGGCCGGTGCGAGGCAACGGCAAGATCATCCAGGAGCTGGAGACCCACTTCCGGGGCGCGGGCTGGAACGTGCTCAAGATCATCTGGGGCTCCTACTGGGACCCGCTCCTGGCCAAGGACAAGAAGGGCATCCTCCTCGACCGCATGGAGGAAGCGGTCGATGGCGAGTACCAGAAGTTCAAGAGCCGGGACGGCGCGTACGTGCGCGAGCACTTCTTCGGCAAGTATCCGCAGCTGAAGGCGATGGTCGCCAACATGTCCGACGAAGACATCTGGCGCCTGAATCGGGGCGGCCACGACCCGCACAAGATCTACGCTGCCTATCACTCGGCGGTGAACCACCGCGGCCAGCCCACGGTCATCCTGGCCAAGACGGTGAAAGGCTACGGCATGGGAGCTGTCGGCGAAGGCAAGAACGTCGCCCACCAGGCCAAGAAGATGCCGTTGGAAGTGCTGCGCCAGTTCCGCGACCGGTTCGCCATTCCGATCGGCGATGACCGGCTCGGCGACCTGCCCTACTTCAAGCCGGCCGACGATTCGCCGGAAATGAAGTACCTGCACGAGACGCGCACGCGGCTCGGCGGCTCCATCCCGCAGCGCCGCCGCCGCACCTTCAGCATGGACGCGCCGAAGCTGGAAAGCTTCAAGCCGCTGCTCGAGGCCACGGCCGAGGGGCGCGAGAACTCCACCACGATGGCCTTCGTGCGCATGCTCACGACGCTCGTGAGGGACAAGAACATCGGCCGCAACATCGTGCCGATCGTGCCGGACGAATCGCGCACGTTCGGCATGGAAGGGCTCTTCCGCCAGCTCGGGATCTATTCCTCCGTGGGCCAGCTTTACGAGCCCGAGGACAGCGACCAGCTCATGTTCTACAAGGAGGACAAGAACGGCCAGATCCTCCAGGAAGGCATCAACGAGGCCGGCGCCATGTGCTCCTGGATTTCGGCGGCCACGTCGTACTCGACGAACAATGTGCCGATGATTCCCTTCTTCATCTTCTACTCGATGTTCGGCCTGCAGCGCACAGGCGACCTGGTGTGGGCCGCGGGCGACATGCGCGCGCGCGGGTTCCTGCTCGGCGCCACCGCCGGGCGGACCACGCTCAACGGCGAAGGCCTGCAGCACGAGGACGGACACAGCCACATCCTCTCCTCGATGATCCCCAACTGCCGCTCGTGGGATCCCACCTTCGCCTACGAGGTCGTCGTGATCATCCAGGACGGCCTTCGCCGCATGATCGAGGACCAGGAGGACGTCTTCTACTACGTCACCGTGATGAACGAGAACTACGAGCATCCTGCGCTCCCGGAGGGCGCACGCGAGGGCATCCTCAAGGGGATGTACAAGCTGCCCGGCGGCGGCGGCGCAAAGGGGCCGCGCGTGCAGCTGCTCGGCAGCGGCACCATCCTTCGCGAAGTGATCGCGGCTGCGGACCTGCTGGCGGCCGACTGGGGCGTGGCGTCCGACCTCTGGAGCTGCCCCAGCTTCACCGAACTTCGCCGCGACGGCATCGCCACGGCCCGCTGGAACCTCCTGCACCCGACGGAAAAGCCGCGCCTGTCCCACGTGGAAGAGTGCCTCGCCGGAACGAAGGGCCCGGTAGTCGCCTCCACCGACTACGTGCGCGCGTTCGCCGACCAGATCCGCGAATTCGTTCCGCGCCGCTACAAGGCGCTCGGGACCGACGGCTTCGGCCGCAGCGATTCACGCGAGAACCTGCGCCGCTTCTTCGAAGTGGACCGTCACTATGTCGTGGTGACCGCCCTCAAGGCCCTGGCCGAGGACGGCGAGATCCCGGTCGCGAAGGTAGCCGAGGCGATCGCGAAGTACGGCATCGACACCGAGAAACCCGCGCCCTGGACAGTCTGA
- a CDS encoding 3',5'-cyclic-nucleotide phosphodiesterase codes for MRIRVLGCSGGIGGSLRTTAFLVDDDILVDAGTGVGDLPLESLAKIDHIFVSHSHLDHVTSIPFLVDTVCWMRGSPIVVYGIKETLDILRAHVFNWKVWPDFTQIPDGDNPFMKYREIQVGETMQMGERRITAIPANHTVPAVGYLLDSGRASLAYSGDTTMNDGLWKAVNAAANLRYLIIETAFSNKERDIAVASKHLCPDMLARELEKMHARPEVFISHLKPGEGALTMKEVSETAGRWRPRMLENNQEFTL; via the coding sequence ATGCGGATCAGGGTTCTGGGGTGCAGCGGCGGCATCGGCGGGAGCCTGCGGACCACCGCATTCCTCGTCGATGACGACATCCTCGTCGACGCCGGGACAGGCGTGGGCGACCTGCCCCTCGAGAGCCTTGCGAAGATCGACCACATATTCGTGAGCCATTCGCACCTCGACCACGTGACCAGCATCCCGTTCCTCGTGGATACCGTGTGCTGGATGCGCGGCAGCCCGATTGTCGTCTACGGGATCAAGGAAACGCTGGATATCCTTCGCGCCCACGTCTTCAACTGGAAGGTCTGGCCGGACTTCACGCAGATACCCGATGGCGACAATCCGTTCATGAAGTACCGGGAGATCCAGGTCGGCGAGACGATGCAGATGGGTGAGCGGCGGATCACCGCGATCCCGGCCAACCACACGGTGCCCGCAGTGGGGTATCTTCTCGACAGCGGGCGGGCAAGCCTCGCCTATTCCGGCGACACGACGATGAACGACGGCCTCTGGAAGGCGGTGAACGCGGCCGCGAACCTGCGTTACCTCATCATCGAGACGGCGTTCTCGAACAAGGAACGCGACATCGCGGTTGCCTCGAAGCACCTGTGCCCGGACATGCTGGCGCGGGAACTGGAGAAGATGCATGCCCGGCCGGAGGTGTTCATCTCCCACCTCAAGCCCGGGGAAGGGGCGCTCACGATGAAGGAGGTCTCCGAGACCGCAGGACGCTGGCGGCCCCGGATGCTGGAAAACAATCAGGAGTTCACGCTCTAG
- a CDS encoding FHA domain-containing protein has translation MAKLILSVDGQVLKEHTLSKERTLIGRKPHNDIQIDNLAVSGEHAAIITILNDSFIEDLGSTNGTMVNGKPVKKHFLQANDVIEIGKHKLKYFNDAPSQTGPADFEKTMIIRSPSKPAAPAPAPAPTPAAAQTSPPAPAPERVSSDTVTNMKAMAPEVVRPAAAPVAPTAHADHAPLPDAAIQVLSGAAAGRTLDLTKNLTTIGKPGLQVAVITKRPNGYFITHVEGASYPNLNGTSLGAQAHLLGDHDMIEIAGVKMEFFFKP, from the coding sequence ATGGCCAAGCTGATATTGAGTGTCGATGGGCAGGTGCTGAAGGAGCACACGCTCTCCAAGGAGCGCACCTTGATCGGGAGGAAGCCCCATAACGACATCCAGATCGACAACCTCGCGGTCAGTGGCGAGCACGCGGCGATCATCACGATCCTGAACGACTCGTTCATCGAGGACCTGGGCAGCACCAATGGCACCATGGTGAACGGGAAGCCCGTCAAGAAGCACTTCCTCCAGGCGAACGACGTCATCGAGATCGGCAAGCACAAGCTCAAGTACTTCAACGACGCCCCGTCGCAGACGGGCCCGGCCGACTTCGAGAAGACGATGATCATCCGCAGCCCGTCGAAGCCGGCTGCCCCGGCCCCGGCTCCCGCTCCGACTCCTGCCGCGGCGCAGACCTCGCCTCCCGCGCCGGCCCCGGAAAGGGTGTCGAGCGACACGGTGACGAACATGAAGGCGATGGCGCCCGAGGTGGTCAGGCCGGCGGCGGCGCCTGTCGCCCCCACGGCGCATGCCGACCATGCCCCCCTGCCCGACGCCGCGATCCAGGTGCTTTCCGGCGCCGCCGCCGGTCGCACGCTCGACCTGACCAAGAACCTCACCACGATCGGCAAGCCCGGGTTGCAGGTCGCCGTCATCACCAAGCGGCCCAACGGCTACTTCATCACCCACGTCGAGGGGGCGAGCTACCCGAACCTCAACGGGACGTCGCTGGGTGCCCAGGCGCACCTCCTGGGCGACCACGACATGATCGAGATCGCCGGGGTGAAGATGGAGTTCTTTTTCAAGCCGTAG